From Drosophila nasuta strain 15112-1781.00 chromosome X, ASM2355853v1, whole genome shotgun sequence, one genomic window encodes:
- the LOC132796384 gene encoding glycosylphosphatidylinositol anchor attachment 1 protein has product MGLLSDPSLSTHNKLVDNLAKHVRKLCFALYTAGVVWFLCLAMPEFNHGTYLSENALSPGLVYPEIRIEANRLAVQLLEELQRERKEHQSTTPHAWIAAKFQEFGLETHTHNYTLRYPFGDGKEFHGKNIYGILRAPRIGSTEGIVFSAPYRVPSSVHVDITPSVPLLLAFADFARRKNYWAKDLIFLVTEQEQLGMQAWLEAYHDGDKESDSSDAYLRAGNLPARAGSLQAALNIEVQDLEVDYIDVKIEGLNGKLPNLDMFNLVQRIMAREGVVSGYKHTPRKKRRSHQSNYEQNLRQMLAMLSSQASGVPNGNHGLFHRYRIDALTITASKRVTNANVKSNPTSAAVPLLKAIEGIARSLNNLLERFHQSFFFYVIVNNDRYISIGDYMPALIALVACTFIKAYLTWSTLDVTVAATQSDAKSAGGKSTLAADTMKLSLPYGSVLIYLTFVLLIGYCGNVLPLQEYFSKLPLSAAPLTASILVGLNAIGFVLPFVVTLPPGGLELLHIGLLLIYGCAMIVIGLLNFSLGFFVAVISMPLIIALNTKAGDKSMRNLTCVWTLLLNPLVIIYIIVLIMSFYQFPELTALQLLPRAASAAMDAATFALIDSVIYGNWLYFVVCTIFLPLWIISWTLAVGKRRDVEITKTKLKTN; this is encoded by the exons ATGGGTCTGCTGTCCGATCCATCGCTATCCACGCACAACAAGCTGGTGGACAATTTGGCCAAGCATGTGCGCAAACTGTGTTTCGCCCTCTACACAGCGGGTGTGGTTTGGTTTCTGTGTCTGGCGATGCCCGAATTCAATCATGGCACGTACCTATCGGAGAATGCACTGTCACCAG GTCTTGTGTACCCAGAGATACGCATCGAGGCGAATCGCTTGGCTGTTCAGCTGTTGGAGGAATTGCAGCGCGAACGTAAGGAGCATCAGTCAACAACGCCACACGCCTGGATTGCTGCCAAATTCCAAGAGTTTGGTCTcgagacgcacacacacaactatacGCTGCGATATCCATTTGGCGATGGCAAAGAGTTTCATGGCAAGAACATTTATGGTATATTGCGTGCACCACGCATCGGTTCCACCGAGGGTATCGTCTTCTCAGCTCCATATCGTGTGCCTAGCTCGGTCCATGTAGACATTACGCCCAGTGTGCCACTATTGCTCGCCTTTGCCGACTTTGCCAGAC GTAAGAACTATTGGGCCAAGGATCTCATATTCTTGGTAACCGAACAGGAGCAGCTGGGTATGCAGGCGTGGCTAGAAGCCTATCATGATGGTGACAAGGAATCCGATAGTTCCGATGCCTATTTGCGTGCTGGAAATCTGCCAGCACGTGCCGGCTCCTTGCAGGCGGCATTAAACATTGAAGTGCAGGATTTGGAAGTTG ATTACATTGATGTGAAAATTGAAGGTTTGAATGGAAAGTTGCCTAATTTGGACATGTTCAATTTGGTGCAACGCATTATGGCACGTGAAGGCGTCGTCTCCGGCTATAAGCACACACCGCGCAAGAAGCGTCGTTCCCATCAATCGAACTATGAGCAAAATCTGCGCCAAATGCTGGCCATGCTATCGTCTCAAGCCTCGGGTGTACCGAATGGCAATCACGGTCTGTTCCATCGCTATCGCATCGATGCGTTGACCATAACAGCATCGAAGCGGGTGACCAATGCTAATGTGAAGAGCAATCCAACGTCAGCGGCGGTGCCACTGTTGAAGGCCATTGAGGGCATTGCACGCAGTCTGAACAATTTGCTGGAACGCTTTCATCAGAGTTTCTTCTTCTATGTGATTGTGAATAATGATCGTTACATCTCCATTGGCGATTATATGCCAGCATTGATAGCGCTCGTTGCCTGCACATTCATCAAGGCCTATCTTACCTGGTCGACACTGGATGTCACCGTTGCTGCAACACAATCGGATGCTAAAAGTGCTGGTGGAAAGTCAACATTGGCCGCCGATACAATGAAACTCTCATTGCCCTATGGCTCGGTGTTGATCTATCTCACATTTGTCCTGCTCATCGGTTATTGCGGCAATGTGTTGCCACTGCAGGAATACTTTTCGAAATTACCGTTGAGTGCAGCCCCATTAACTGCGAGCATTCTGGTCGGATTGAATGCGATTGGATTCGTGTTGCCATTTGTAGTTACTCTACCGCCGGGCGGACTGGAGCTGCTTCACATTGGTCTGCTGCTCATTTATGGTTGTGCTATGATCGTCATTGGATTACTGAACTTTTCCTTGGGCTTCTTTGTGGCTGTGATTTCGATGCCCTTGATAATTGCTCTGAATACGAAGGCGGGCGATAAATCGATGCGTAATCTGACTTGTGTCTGGACTTTGTTATTGAATCCATTGGTTATTATCTATATTATTGTGTTGATCATGAGTTTCTATCAGTTTCCTGAGCTCACCGCACTGCAATTATTGCCACGTGCCGCATCGGCTGCCATGGATGCAGCCACTTTTGCTCTTATTGATTCAGTG ATCTATGGCAATTGGCTTTACTTTGTCGTTTGCACCATCTTCCTGCCGCTCTGGATTATTAGCTGGACACTGGCGGTGGGCAAACGCCGGGATGTTGAGATTACTAAGACTAAGCTGAAAACCAATTGA